Proteins encoded by one window of Cydia splendana chromosome 14, ilCydSple1.2, whole genome shotgun sequence:
- the LOC134796743 gene encoding mitochondrial genome maintenance exonuclease 1-like, with the protein MLRPISAIGRRISLSSSSKDSIRTKVVRPASLLKPAEKIKLYNKENKDLFGPLLETNKQRKQKLRKSAKNSKLADQNNGASAPSESAVKFDSSAKKNDITCLKYNPVLPVEIFKRKMWQNTRTCVSFVGVLLNNASVRGLKTAAAVSAARSTAAEQGYVSEDKILQIKPYRNDYAQQYPSVTLILNKTMTNESRAALEKWKQERIAEMGQEEFERFYQAQLALGSKFHSTLKDYFTQPKSQLRIEKDVEPVWNSVAEVLKHISSPKAIESNVVHPVLKYRGIFDAIAYYEDKPTLIEWKKSDKQRKSIATTYDNPVQLAAYFGAVCNDLNYKHLNVRDALLVIAYTDGSKADYYHLSMDKLREHWAQWLIRLETYMKKHGQDSEKILKGGKRLFEEEIGNLQ; encoded by the exons ATGTTACGACCTATATCGGCCATTGGCCGGAGAATTTCGTTATCGAGTAGTTCGAAGGACTCGATCAGGACTAAAGTGGTTCGTCCCGCTTCTCTCTTGAAACCGGCAGAAAAGATTAAGCTGTACAATAAAGAGAACAAAGATCTGTTCGGCCCGTTATTGGAGACAAACAAACAGAGGAAACAGAAATTACGGAAGTCTG CTAAAAATAGCAAACTCGCGGATCAAAACAACGGAGCGTCGGCGCCTAGCGAAAGTGCAGTGAAATTCGACAGTAGTGCTAAGAAAAATGATATAACCTGCCTCAAATACAATCCTGTTCTGCCAGTGGagatttttaaaagaaaaatgtggcAGAATACGAGGACTTGTGTTAGTTTTGTGGGTGTGCTGTTAAATAATGCTAGTGTGAGAGGTTTGAAGACTGCAGCAGCTGTCAGTGCGGCTAGAAGCACGGCTGCAGAGCAAGGTTATGTGTCAGAGGACAAGATTCTTCAGATCAAGCCCTACCGGAATGATTATGCCCAGCAATACCCATCGGTGACTCTGATTCTGAACAAAACTATGACAAATGAATCTAGGGCAGCATTAGAAAAGTGGAAACAGGAAAGGATTGCTGAAATGGGACAAGAGGAATTTGAACGATTCTATCAAG CTCAATTGGCTCTCGGCTCAAAATTCCACAGCACGCTCAAAGACTACTTCACTCAGCCGAAGTCTCAGCTCCGTATAGAGAAAGATGTGGAGCCAGTCTGGAACTCGGTAGCAGAGGTCTTGAAGCACATATCATCTCCGAAAGCCATCGAGTCCAACGTAGTACACCCAGTTTTGAAATACAGAGGGATATTTGACGCTATCGCTTATTATGA gGACAAGCCAACCCTCATCGAATGGAAGAAATCCGATAAGCAACGCAAATCCATAGCCACGACCTACGACAACCCAGTCCAGCTAGCAGCCTACTTCGGTGCAGTCTGCAACGACCTGAACTACAAGCATTTGAACGTCCGGGACGCTCTTCTAGTCATCGCCTACACCGATGGTTCCAAAGCTGACTATTATCATCTCTCGATGGACAAGCTTAGGGAACACTGGGCCCAATGGCTGATACGGTTGGAGACGTATATGAAGAAACATGGACAGGACTCGGAGAAGATTTTGAAAGGTGGAAAGAGATTGTTTGAGGAAGAAATTGGGAATCTCCAATAA